One window of Nostoc sp. C052 genomic DNA carries:
- a CDS encoding photosystem II protein Y, which yields MDIDFRIAIVLAPVAIAAGWAVFNIGAAALRQIQGFLDKEA from the coding sequence ATGGATATCGATTTCCGTATAGCGATCGTTTTAGCACCAGTTGCAATTGCCGCTGGTTGGGCAGTGTTTAATATTGGCGCTGCCGCTTTAAGACAAATTCAAGGCTTTTTGGATAAGGAAGCCTAA
- a CDS encoding folylpolyglutamate synthase/dihydrofolate synthase family protein has product MNIDSVIQPLQRFGVHLGLDRIVNLLANLGNPHHQVPVIHVAGTNGKGSVCAYLSSVLTDAGYRTGRYTSPHLVDWTERICLNEQPISSEELSQLLEKVQGLIRPDEESPTQFEVITAAAWLYFAQQQVDVAVVEVGLGGRLDATNVCLEPLVTIITSISREHWQQLGPTIADIAREKAGILKPGCPVVVGPLPPEADKVVRSRAVELQCPLFAPQPAHEIATGWAEYRYEAEGQRSRGAEGEIKESAHHSIKYPLPLAGQIQLTNSALALAALEILQQQGWQISEEAIINGMAKTKWPGRMQWTTWKNHKLLIDGAHNTAAAQVLRQYIDSLDAVTHQPINWIMGMFADKDHTDIFTALLRPGDRLFLVPIPVEPFPGRTSADLDYLSNLAYNLCPELSDRQIHPDLLTALEAATTDGLIVLCGSLYLVGDFLQMGNRE; this is encoded by the coding sequence TTGAATATCGATTCTGTAATACAACCCCTGCAACGCTTTGGTGTCCATCTCGGACTCGATCGCATTGTCAATCTATTAGCAAATCTTGGCAATCCTCATCATCAAGTCCCAGTAATTCACGTTGCTGGTACTAATGGCAAAGGTTCAGTCTGTGCCTATCTTTCCTCAGTTCTTACTGACGCTGGTTATCGTACAGGACGCTACACTTCACCCCATTTAGTTGATTGGACGGAACGTATTTGTCTGAATGAACAGCCAATTTCTTCTGAGGAATTGAGTCAATTATTAGAAAAAGTCCAAGGGTTGATTCGCCCTGACGAAGAATCGCCAACTCAGTTTGAAGTAATTACGGCGGCTGCTTGGTTATATTTTGCCCAGCAGCAAGTTGATGTCGCTGTGGTAGAAGTTGGACTAGGAGGGCGCTTAGATGCGACAAATGTCTGTTTGGAACCCCTGGTTACAATCATCACTTCCATTAGCCGGGAACACTGGCAGCAACTTGGCCCTACCATTGCTGACATTGCGAGAGAAAAAGCAGGTATTCTCAAACCTGGATGTCCTGTTGTGGTTGGGCCATTGCCACCAGAGGCAGACAAGGTGGTGCGATCGCGTGCTGTAGAATTACAATGTCCGCTTTTTGCGCCTCAACCCGCCCATGAAATCGCTACAGGATGGGCAGAGTATAGATATGAAGCAGAGGGACAGAGGAGCAGAGGGGCAGAGGGAGAAATTAAAGAATCAGCCCATCACTCTATTAAATATCCTTTGCCATTAGCGGGGCAAATTCAGTTAACTAATTCAGCTTTGGCTTTAGCTGCGTTAGAAATTCTCCAGCAACAAGGTTGGCAAATTTCTGAAGAAGCCATAATTAACGGCATGGCAAAAACTAAATGGCCAGGGCGGATGCAATGGACTACTTGGAAAAACCATAAATTATTAATTGATGGCGCTCATAATACCGCCGCCGCCCAAGTTCTCCGCCAGTATATTGATAGCTTAGACGCAGTTACTCATCAGCCTATCAATTGGATTATGGGAATGTTTGCCGATAAGGATCATACTGATATTTTTACCGCTTTACTGCGACCAGGCGATCGCCTTTTTTTAGTACCAATACCAGTAGAGCCTTTCCCCGGTAGAACTTCCGCCGATTTAGACTACTTATCAAACCTAGCTTACAACCTCTGTCCCGAATTAAGCGATCGCCAAATCCATCCAGATTTACTCACAGCCCTAGAAGCCGCTACCACAGACGGTTTAATCGTTTTGTGTGGTTCCCTTTATTTAGTAGGCGATTTTTTACAAATGGGGAATAGGGAGTAA
- a CDS encoding sugar ABC transporter substrate-binding protein: MIQLRKFKQLVALVLLGLVTTWIVSCSTGNVSKSTKQATSGVATVEFWTMQLQPQFTDYFKSLIANFESQNPGIKVNWVDIPWAAMENKILTAVSAKTPPDVVNLNPGFASQLAGRNAWLDLDAKVPNDVRSSYLPNIWKASVLNGKSFGIPWYLTTRLTIYNTDLLKQAGINKVPATYGELAQAAQQIKDKTGKYAFFVTFVPQDSGEVLESFVQMGVNLIDADGKAAFNSAQGKAAFQYWVDLYKKGLLPKEALTQGHRHAIDLYQSGETVLLASGPEFLKTIANNAPKIAQATGVAPQLTGDTGKKNVAVMNIVIPRDTKQPDDAVKFALFVTNDENQLAFAKAANVLPSTIKALSDSYFKDVPANASIIEKARVLTAKELQNAEILTPTLKDFNKLQKAIYENLQAAMLGEKTVDKAVEDAAQEWNQR; this comes from the coding sequence ATGATTCAATTGCGAAAATTTAAACAACTTGTTGCTTTAGTACTGCTTGGCTTAGTAACCACTTGGATTGTAAGTTGCAGCACAGGCAATGTTAGTAAAAGTACAAAACAAGCTACTTCAGGAGTGGCAACTGTTGAGTTTTGGACAATGCAACTCCAACCTCAATTTACCGACTACTTCAAAAGCCTAATTGCAAATTTTGAATCGCAAAATCCAGGTATAAAGGTTAACTGGGTTGATATACCTTGGGCAGCAATGGAGAACAAAATATTAACAGCTGTCTCCGCAAAAACGCCACCTGATGTAGTTAACCTCAATCCGGGTTTTGCTTCCCAACTTGCCGGACGAAATGCCTGGTTAGATTTAGATGCGAAAGTCCCAAATGATGTACGTTCCTCCTATCTGCCGAATATCTGGAAAGCAAGTGTGCTGAATGGCAAGAGTTTTGGGATTCCCTGGTATCTCACCACACGGTTAACCATTTATAACACTGATTTATTAAAACAGGCAGGTATCAATAAAGTACCTGCAACATACGGAGAATTAGCACAAGCAGCTCAACAAATTAAAGATAAGACAGGGAAATATGCCTTTTTTGTGACTTTCGTACCGCAAGATTCCGGTGAAGTGCTGGAATCTTTCGTGCAAATGGGAGTTAACCTCATAGATGCTGATGGGAAAGCGGCGTTTAATTCGGCACAAGGGAAAGCCGCATTTCAGTATTGGGTAGATTTGTATAAAAAAGGGTTACTTCCCAAAGAGGCTTTAACCCAAGGACATCGCCACGCGATCGATTTATACCAATCTGGTGAGACTGTGCTTCTAGCTTCTGGGCCAGAATTTCTCAAAACGATCGCAAATAATGCCCCAAAGATTGCTCAAGCTACCGGAGTAGCACCTCAACTCACTGGTGACACAGGCAAGAAAAATGTTGCGGTAATGAACATAGTTATTCCCCGCGATACTAAACAACCAGATGACGCTGTGAAGTTTGCTTTATTTGTCACCAATGACGAAAATCAGTTAGCTTTTGCGAAAGCTGCAAATGTCCTACCTTCTACAATCAAAGCATTGTCTGATAGTTACTTTAAAGATGTTCCAGCTAATGCTTCAATCATCGAAAAAGCGCGAGTTCTCACTGCTAAAGAACTACAAAATGCAGAAATATTAACCCCTACTTTAAAGGATTTCAACAAACTGCAAAAGGCAATTTACGAGAACTTGCAAGCAGCAATGTTAGGTGAAAAGACTGTAGATAAAGCTGTAGAAGATGCGGCGCAAGAGTGGAATCAGAGGTAA